A section of the Telopea speciosissima isolate NSW1024214 ecotype Mountain lineage chromosome 3, Tspe_v1, whole genome shotgun sequence genome encodes:
- the LOC122656500 gene encoding mitogen-activated protein kinase kinase 2 — MRKGGLSSKLKLTIPSDEIPVTRFLTQSGTFKDGDLLVNKDGVRILSQNEDIPPTLIKPSDDQLTLADIDVIKVIGRGNGGIVQLVRHKWTGQFFALKVIQMNIQEPIRRQIAQELKINQSAQCPYVVVCYQSFYDNGVISIVLEYMDGGSLADFLKKVKTIPEPYLAAISKQVLTGLFYLHHDKHIIHRDLKPSNLLINHMGAVKITDFGVSTIKESTSGQANTFVGTYIYMSPERISGGAYSYKSDIWSLGLVLLECATGKFPYSSPEEEGWDNFYELMEAIVDQPPPCAPSDQFSPEFCSFISACVRKDPKDRQAARELMEHPFISMYEDLNTDLAAYFTNDGSPLATF, encoded by the exons ATGAGGAAAGGGGGCTTAAGCTCAAAGCTCAAGCTTACTATTCCTTCTGATGAAATTCCGGTCACTAGATTCCT AACTCAAAGCGGGACGTTCAAAGACGGGGATCTGCTAGTCAATAAAGATGGAGTTCGAATCCTCTCTCAAAACGAAGATATACCG CCAACCCTTATAAAGCCATCGGATGACCAATTGACCTTGGCTGACATAGATGTAATTAAAGTGATTGGAAGGGGTAATGGAGGGATTGTGCAGCTTGTGCGACACAAGTGGACCGGCCAATTTTTTGCTCTGAAG GTTATACAAATGAATATCCAGGAGCCTATTCGCAGACAGATTGCACAGGAATTGAAGATTAATCAGTCCGCGCAGTGTCCGTATGTTGTTGTATGTTACCAGTCATTCTATGACAATGGTGTGATATCAATTGTCTTGGAATACATGGATGGTGGTTCTCTTGCAGATTTTCTAAAGAAAGTCAAAACAATTCCAGAGCCATATCTTGCTGCCATCAGTAAGCAG GTGCTCACGGGTTTGTTCTATCTTCATCATGACAAGCACATAATTCACAGGGACTTAAAACCTTCTAATTTGCTAATAAATCATATGGGAGCGGTCAAGATAACAGATTTTGGTGTGAGTACCATAAAGGAAAGCACTTCTGGCCAGGCAAATACCTTTGTTGGTACTTACATCTATATGTCT CCAGAGAGAATAAGTGGAGGTGCATACAGCTACAAAAGTGATATTTGGAGCTTAGGATTAGTTTTACTGGAGTGTGCAACAGGAAAATTTCCATATTCCTCtccagaagaagaaggatgggatAACTTTTACGAGCTTATGGAAGCAATTGTGGACCAACCACCACCTTGTGCACCTTCTGACCAGTTTTCTCCAGAGTTCTGCTCTTTTATTTCGGCATG TGTACGGAAAGACCCAAAAGATAGACAGGCAGCACGTGAACTAATG GAACATCCTTTCATCAGCATGTATGAAGATTTAAATACTGATCTTGCTGCTTACTTCACCAATGATGGGTCTCCGCTTGCgacattttga